TCCCGCGGGCCCAGGGCGGCTTTTCTGGGACGTGGCGGGCGGCGGGGCGAGCAGAAGGGCGGGCGGGGTTGGGGAAGAGGGCGGCGGCGAGCGTCGTTCCAGCAACTTGGACGGTGGATGTTCTGTGGAGTAGGCCAAAACCCGAACCGGAGCGGCGGATTCTGGTAGAATCACGGGCATGGCTCAAACACTTCACGAACGGCTGAAGGTCGCGGCGGGGGAGCGGACGTACCGCGAGCTCGCGGCGATGACCTCCACCAGCGCGGAGACGGTGCGGCGGTACATGCTGGGGCAGTCGCCCAGCGCCGAGTTCCTGTCGTCGCTGTGCGCCCAGACGGGGGTGAACGGCGAGTGGCTGCTGACCGGGCGCGGGCCGGTGCACCGCCGGGAGATCCGCACGCACGCCCTGCGCGAGGCCAACGTGACGGAGCTGCTCAGCGCGATGTCGGCGACGCTGGAGACGCTCATCGTGCGGGTCGAGCGTCTGGAGCTGTTCCTGCAGACCATGGAAGCGCGGCTGCGGGCCGACGGCCACCCGCACGTCCATCCTCAGCCGCCAGCCGCGAGCCACCACACGCATGCCGCGCCGGCGCCGCACGGCGCCAAGGGACCAACCCATGCCCCACCACCTGCCACCGATCCTGCCCCTCGGGCCCAGTCGATCACCGAGTCCATCACCCGGCGACCACCTCCGGATGCTGGTTGAGCTGTTGCAGCCGGCGACGCCGGACCTGGCGCGGCGGTGGCTGGGCGCGCTGCTGCTGGTGCCACGGGAGGAGCGGGCGGCGGTGGTGGCGAGCGTGGAGGCGCGGATTGGGGCGCTGTACCCATTGAGCGGAACGGGCGCGGAGCCCGCGGCAGGCCCAGCGCGGGAGGTTGAGGTGGTGCAGGCGCCCGTGCAGCGGGAGGGGTACATCGAGGAGGTGCGGACCGCCTACGCGGCGTGCCCAGCTCCACAGCCTGCGGGCGGGGTTCTCGCAGGGGCCCTCGCGGGGCGGGCACGCAAGGGGGCCTAGCGGAACCGGTGGAGGGGGGCCGGATTTGACGCGATCGCTGATGGAAGCCCATGGACGGCGGGTGGGGAGGTTGATGGTTTTGATTGCTTCTGCCGGGGGCTGGTGGTAGCTTCCCCGTGAGCGGGGTCCCGGGTGGGAACCGCTGTTTCCTTTTTGGGAGAGATCGAATGAAGCCGCTCTACCGTCAACTGCTGCCGCTGGTGGCCCTGTGCGCCGGGTCCACCATGGCGCTCGCCCAGAACACCGAGACCGAGGACAACAACAACAAGTCGCTCGCCAACGCGATCCCCAACCTCGCGTCGGGGGCCTCGATCATCGGCAACTCGACCGGCAGTTCGACCACCGCGGTGGGCGCCGCCACGGCGGACTACTTCCTCATCTCCACGGCTTCGGCCCCCGCCGGCATCTACCGGCACCGCATCCTCGTCGAGACGGAGATCGCCGGCCACACCGCGACGATCCGCGGCCTCACCCGCACGGGCGGCTCGCCCAACCCGGGCACCGACGCCGCCGTGCAGACCTCCTCGACGACGACCACCCCCGCCCGGTTCGTGCAGTGGTATGGGTTCGGACGCCAGGAGCAGCTGTACTTTCGCGTCACCGGTACGACGAGCACGACCTCGGACTACACGGCGACGCTGACGACCGAGAGCGTCACCCCGATCGACGCGGGCACGTTCTACCAGGGCGCCATCACGCTCGCCCGTCCGACAGGGGTGACGACCGATTACGACATGTGGGTCTACGACAGCACCCTCACCGCGATGGCGGATTACGGCATCGACGACCCTGAGACCTTCACCCGCAACTTCACCCCCGGCACGTACTACGTCGCGTACTCGCCCACGAACCTTGCGAACGATCAGTCCGCGGGCACGGGCGACACGGCCCTGACCACGGCCGCGATGGACTTCCCCAACGTGGTGGTGGCGAGCACGTCCACGAACGTGGCCAACATGCCGCTGCGGATCACCGACCAGTTCGGGCCGGTGGACGTGGCCGCCGGACGCGGGGCGTACGAGGTGATCTGGGTCAAGTTCGTTGTGAGCGATGTGGCGCCGGCGAACGGGTCGTGCTGCCTCCCGGACGGCACGTGCATGGCCGCGACCTCGGTGAGCTGCGCGACGCTCGGCGGCACTTACGGGGGCAACGGCACGGACTGCCAGACGGCCAACTGCCCCCAGCCCGGCGCCTGCTGCTTCTCGACCGATTACACCTGCCAGATCCTGAGCGAGGCCCAGTGCGCCACCGCGGGCGGCACGTACTCGGGCAACGGCACGGCGTGCACGAGCTGTGCGCCCCCGCCGGACGGGTCGGTGCTGGTGATCGCGGCGGACAGCACTGCCAACGTGACCGACGTGAAGGTCAAGCTTGAGGGCACCGGCCTCTTCCCGGCGGTGGTGGCCAAGGTGATCACCTCCCCGGCCCCGACCCCGACGCTCGAGTACATCAGCCAGTTCGACGCCGTGCTGCTGTGGACCAACAGCAGCCTGAGCGATAGCGCCGTGATGGGCAACGTCCTGGCCGACTATGTCGACGCTGGCGGCGGCTTTGTGAACGCGATGTTCTCGGTTGGCACCACCACGACCAACCGCTTCCTCGCGGGACGTTGGGACGCGACGTACCAGATCATCCCGCAGCAGGGCGGCAACACGACCGGCGCGGCGGGCGTGGGCATTGGCACGCGTGACCTGCCGGAACACCCGATCCTGGCGAACGTGAACTCCTTCCTGGGCGGCACCTCGAACCACCGCCCGACCTCGACGGCCTTCACCAGCCACGGCCAGCGCGTGGCCGCGTGGCAGGACGGCAAGACGCTTGTCGGTGTCAGCACGACCCGTGCAAACCGCGCCGACCTTGGCTTCGTGCCGTACTCCACCAGTGCCAGCTCGGCGGGGTGGAACGCGAGCACGGACGGGGCCATCCTGATGGCCAACGCCCTGCGGTACACCATGCCCGTCTCCTGCCCCGGCAACCAGTGCGGGCCGCAGGACTACAACGGTGACGGCGACAGCGGCACCGACCAGGACATCGAGGCGTTCTTCGCGTGCCTGGGCGGCAACTGCTGCGATACCTGCTTCTGCCAGGGCAGCGACTTCAACGGCGACGGCGACATCGGCACGGACCAGGACATCGAGGCGTTCTTTCGCGTGCTGGGCGGCAGCCCCTGCTGAGCTGACGCGCTGCTGACAGAGCACACCAAGCCGGGGCGGCCGACCGCCCCGGCTTTTCTTGTTGACAACAGATAAGCTTTAGCGTATATATTCCGCGTGCACCGTGCCGCCGCGGACCAGTCCGTCTTCCACGCCATCGCCGACCCCACGCGTCGGGCGATCCTGGATGCGCTGCGGGGCGGGGAGGCGACGGCGTCGGACCTGATGGACGCGGCGGCGGGGGAGCGGATGACGCAGCCGGCGTTCAGCCAGCACCTGCGGGTGCTGCGGGAAGCGGGGCTGATCGCGGCGCGGAAGGAGGGGCGGGCGCGGGTGTACCGCTTCAACCCCGAGCCGCTGAGCGAGGTGGCGGTGTGGATGAGCGCGTACGACAAGTTCTGGGAGCAGAAGCTGGACGCGCTGGGGGCGCACCTGGCGCGGGTGCATGGGGCGAAGAAGCAGGGTTGAAAGGGAAGAGAGGCAGTTGGCCTTAAGGGTTCTGGGCATGAGGCACCAAGGCATCGAGGCGAAGACCGCGAGGGGGCAGCGATGAGGGGCATCCGCAAGGAGCGGTTCTATCCGTACCCGCCGCAGGACGTGTGGGTGGCGATCACCGACCCGCGTGCGATCGCGGAGTGGCTGATGCCGAACACGTTCAAGGCGGAGGTGGGGCACAAGTTCCGCTTCATGACGGATCCGATGCCGTTCTGTGAGGGGCACACGGAGTGCGAGGTGACCGAGTGCGACCCGCCGCGTCGGCTGGCGTACACGTGGCTGATCGCGTGGCCTGAGAAGCCGGGGAAGCGGGCGATGAAGCAGCCGCTGCCGATGGTGGTGTCGTGGACGCTGACGGCGGAGAACGGCGGCACGCGCCTGGTGTTCGAGCAGACGCCGTACATCGGGCCGCGGGCCATCTTCACGTTCATCAGCATGAACATGGGCTGGGGCTGGATGCACAAGAAGCTGCTGCCACGGGTGCTGGCCCGGGTCAAGAACGGCGTGTTCGAGCCGGGGGCGATCCCGCCGGAGAAGCGAACCTACAAGGCGAAGACGATCCCGCCGGAGTTCGTGAAGTAGTGGTCGATGAAGTTCACCCACGGCCGTGTTGGCCGGTTCAACCAAGGAGAGTTCTCATGAAGTGCACGCTCTGCCCCGCTGCCCTCATCGGTCTGTCGCTGCTCGCCGGCGGCTCGCTCATCGCCCTCGCGCAGCCGGAGAAGTCCGGCGCTCCCGCGAAGGGCCAGCCGGAGAAGGCGCAGCCCGACCACCAGATGCAGCCGGACATGGCGAAGATGATGGCGGCGATGGAGGCCGCGTCGACTCCGGGGGCCAACCACAAGCTTCTGGAGCAGTGGATCGGCACGTGGGACACGACGATGAAGATCATGATGCCCGGCGCCCCCGCGATGGAGAGCAAGGGGCGTGCGGAGGTGTCGTGGCTGTTCGAGGGCCGCTGGCTGCAGGAGCGCGTCGACGGCGACATGATGGGCCAGCCCATGAAGGGGCTGAGCATCATCGGCTACGACAACTTCAACAAGTGCTTCGTCAGCTCCTGGGTGGACAACCACTCAACCGCCATGATCACCTCGACCGGCTCGCTGGACCAGACCGGCAAGGTGCTCACGATGTTCGGCCGCATGGACGAGCCCATGACCGGCGAGCACAACAAGACCGTGCGCTTCCAGACGACCTTTGTGGACAAGGACACCCGCAAGTTCACCATCGACGAGGTGCAGTACGGGCAGCCGTTCACGGTGGTGGAGATCACCTACAAGCGGGCGAAGTAAGCGCCCTACGCGGCCAGCACCCGCGAGGGCGGCGACAACACCCACTGCAGCAGCTGCTCCAGGTTCATCGGCTTGCCGAACAGGTAGCCCTGCGCCTTGTGGCACTCCAGCGCGAGCACGCTGGCCAGCTGCTCATTGGTCTCCACGCCCTCGGCCACCACACCCAGGCCGAGGTGGCCCGAGAGCGTGACGATCGCGTGGATGATCGCCGGGATCGCCGCGGTGCTCCCCAGGTTGGCTACAAACGATCTGTCGAGCTTCAGCCCCGAGAGCGGGAGCGACTTGAGGCAGCTGAGGGAGGAGTATCCCGTCCCGAAGTCGTCCATGTACACGTCGATGCCGGTCTCGCGCAGGCGTCGGATAGTGGCCGCGGCGGCGTCGAAGTCGTCCATGACCACGGTCTCGGTGACTTCCAGCGCGAGCGCCTGAGCGGGTACGCCGCATTCGTTCAGGATGCCGCTGATGGTCCCGACCAGGGAAGGCTGCGCGAACTGCCGGCTGGACAGGTTGACGTTCACCCGAGCGGCGGCAGCGTCGGGGCATGCTGCCCGCAGCCGGCGGAGATCGCTGCATGCGACGCGGAGGACGTGCTCGCCGAGCGGCACGATCAGGCCGGTCTCCTCGGCGATGGGGATGAAGCGCTCCGGGCTGATCGGGCCGTGCTCCGGGTGGCTCCAGCGGGCCAACGCTTCCACGCCGACAAGCCCGCCGGTCTTCAGGCAAATGATCGGCTGGTACAGGACGGAGATGTCGCCGCGCATGATGGCGCGGCGGAGGTCGGACTCGAGCCGCAGACGCGCGATCGCCGCCTCGTGCATGGCCGCGTCGAAGAAGGACTGGCGGGCCCGCCCGCTGGACTTGGCGTGGTACATCGCGGTGTCGGCGTCGCGAAGCACCTCGTCAGGGGTGGTGTACCCCGCCCTGTCGAGCGTGATCCCGATGCTGACGGTCGAGTGCAGCTCGTTGCCCGCGAGCACGAAGGGATCGAGGAGCGCCCGGTGGACCGCGTTAGCAGCGGCGAGCGCCTCCGTCTCGGTGCAGACGTCTCTGAGCAGGATCACGAATTCATCGCCGCCCAGGCGTGCCACTGTGTGCCCGCGCCCGGGCAGGCCGGCGATGCAATGTGAGAGTCGCTCGGCAATGGCGACGAGGAGCTGGTCGCCCACAAGGTGTCCGAGGCTGTCATTGACTACCTTGAACCGGTCGAAGTCCAGAAAGAGGACCGCGAACCCGGCGCACGTTCCCTCGCGCCGGTCCTTGATCGTGCGCTCCAGGCAGTCGCGGAGGAGCGCGCGGTTCGGCAGCCCGGTCAGGCGGTCGAAGTAGGCGCCGCGCCGGAGCTGGTCCTCGCTCTCCTTGCGGCGGCTGATGTCAGTGATTGAGCCCGCCATCCGGGCGGGACACCCCTCCTCATCGCGCACGGCCACACCCCGCGAGAGCACCCACATGTACTGGCCCGTGCTGGTGCGCACGCGGTACTCAACCTCGAGGTGTGAGGTGGCGCCGTTGAGGTGATCCTGCACCGCCCTGCGGACGGCCGGCGCGTCGTTGGGGTGCATGCGCGCGAACCAGTCCTCCGGATTGTCGGCCGGCTGGTCATCCGCGAACCCGGCGACCTCGCGCGCCCGCTTGGAGCAGTACACCTTGTCGGTGCGGAGGTCCCAGTCCCACAGGCCGTCGTTCGCACCACGGGCCGCGAGCGCGTACCGCTCCTCGCTTTCTTCGAGCGCCTGCCGTACGAGCTCCAGCTCGTGCACCTGCTGCTGGAGACGCTTGTTGGTGCTGGCGATCTCAGCGGTGCGGAGGCGGACGACTTCCTCCAGCTCGCACAGCTTCATGCCCGCGTGCCTGGAAGCGCGCCACTTCTCCGTCATCGCGCACGCGAACTGCGCGATCTCTGAGGTATCAAACGGCTTCTTGAGCAGCATCAGGCGGTGGGTGCGACCGAGGCGGTTGAGGATGTCCTCCCGGGAGTGGTCGGAGTACGCGGTGCAGATCACGACTTGGAGCTCTGGGTCCTCCTTCCAGAGGTGCTCGATGGTCTCCAGCCCGTCCCAACCGGGGGGCATGCGCATGTCCACGAACGCGAGCGCGAAGGGGCGCCCCTCGCGTTTGGCCTGGCGGAGGAGTTCAAGCGCCTGCTGTCCCTGGTGCGCCGAGCTCAGGTCGTACCGCTCAACCTCCACCGGCGCCGCGGGCTGTCCGAAGATCGCTGCCTCCAGGTCCGCAATTCCCCCGCCGGTCTGCGGCGGCGCGAGGATCTTGCGGAAGTCCTCGTGAATATCAGGATTGTCATCGACCACCAGCACACGCCGGTGCTCGGGAATGGAGTGGCTCATGCCGCTGTCCTTTCCACGCCCGTGTCGGCAGGGATTTCAATAGTGAACTCCGCCCCCTGCCCGGGCCCCGCGCTGGCTGCGCCGATGGTCCCGCCCATCGCCTTGATCGCGAGCGCAGCGGTGTGAAGCCCGAAGCCGTGCCCGTCCCTGCGGGTGGTGAAGCCATGGCAGAAGACGCGCCTCAGGTTCTCAGGCGCGATGCCGCACCCGTTGTCGGAGACGCGGACGCACACGTTGACTCCGCGCGGCTCGACGCGGATCGTGAGCCGCCGCTCGCCCCCCGGGGTCTCTGAGAGGGCCTGCTTGCTGTTGGTCAGAAGGTTCACGAGCACCTGCAGCATCTGGTGGCGCTCGACACGGATCGGCGGCGCTGGGCGGTACTCGCGCACGACCTTCACGCCGTGCCGGATGAGCGCCGCCTCGGTGATACGGATGGCGTCGTCGGCCAGGGCGGCGAGGTCCTCACGCTCGCGCACCGGGCTCACCTTCGCGTACGTCTGCTGCATGGCGACGATCTCGCGGATGTGCTCGATGCTCTTACGGAGATTCGAGAGTTCCTGCAGGACCACGTCGCGTTCCTGCTGAAGAGAGCGGCCCAGCTCGGGGAGGTACTCGATGATTCTTGATCCGGCGGGGTCCGCGCCGAGGAACTCGGGCAGGCGGCCGGCGTTGCTCCGGAGCAGGTCGGCGATCTGGGTCACGCGCCCGCAGCGTGAGCCGCGCACCGCTTCCTCAGTCAGAGTCGCTGACACATTGACACTATTAAGCACATTGCCCACGTTGTGCAGCACGCCCGACGCGACCTCTGCCATGCCGGCCTGGTGGCTCACCTCAAGCAGCTGCCGATTCAGCTCCGCCCGCTCGGTCTCCAGGCGGTGACGTTCGGTGAAGTCCCGGAGCGTGAGGACGGCCCCGCGCTGCTTCTCGCCCAGTGGAGTGACGGTGAAGGTGACGACGCGGTCCTCCGCGCCAAGCACCAGCAGGCGGGCTCCTTCCGAGGTGCGCTCAGGAGAGGCGCCGGCCCCGAGCACCTGAGCGAGAGGCTGACCGTCGGCGGTGCGGGCGTGGACGAGCTCGGCGAGCATCCGCCCCGGGCGCGCCTCCGCCGCGGGCACCTGAAGGAGGCGGCAGGCCTCGGGGTTGATGAACAGGATGGACCCGTTCTCGTCGACGGCGCAGACGCCCTCAATGAGGGAGCAGATCACAGCCGAAATTGTGTCGCGCTCGCCCGCAAGCTGCTGGTAGAGCTGACCCATCTCATCCGAGGACAGGGCCAGCGACCGCTCAAGCAGGTACCGGTCGTGGTCGGCCTGCTCATAGGCCCGGGCTACCGCCTCTAGGAACGAGGACCACGCCTCCGCGGAGGCCGGCGGGGAATCGGAAGCGAGCCCGGCTCGCTTCAGCTGTCGAACGACCAGCGCGTGCACGTGTTCACTCCTCGGTGATGGTCGTGAGTGTCATCGTCTGGTTGTGCAGGTCGCAACCGCCCGTTGCGAATGGCGAGATTTCTCCGTACGAGTAGAACCCCACTTGGGCCGAGCCCTGGGGCAGAACCTCCATCGCCCGCTCCAGCTCTTCCTCGGTACGCTCGCCCAGGACCAGGCGGCGTCCCACGCAGCTCACGGCGATGCTGAGGCAGGGCCGCTCGCTCGAGTTGGTGCTGCGGGTCATCAGCGCCGACTGGGCCGCGCCCTCCACCAGACGATCGAAGTTCGCACGCATGAGCTGAGCGAGGTACCCCTGGGGGATGTCGCCGGCGAAGGTCAGGCTCTGGTCCTTCTCGTCCACACCGAGAATCGTGCGCACGAACGAGTTCTGATCGGACCGGTCGCGCCGGAGAGAAAGCGGGAACAGCAGCGCCGAGGCTGGCAGTTCCTTGGCGCGGTCACCAAGGTAGTTTTTGTACAAAGGCAGCGCCGGCTTTCCGTCCAGTTCCAACAGGACGTTGCCGCGGGACCTGGTGACGACCCGTTCGGGGCCGAAGACGTCCCATCCGCCCTTGGAACCGTGCCCAATACGGACCCGATCGCCGTAGAGGCCGACCGCCGTGACCAGCCCGTCGCTGGGCTCGCCCCCGCGCAGGACCCACGTTGAGGCGAAGCGCGCCCCATCACCGGCGAGCCCGCCCGTGATGACCACCGAGGCCGGCAACGCCGCGGCGAGGCCGCGCACGAGTTCCGAGCCGTTGACCTTGAGGCCGTCGGAGAACACGAGCACGCCCCGGAGCCCTGGGCGAATGAGCTGCTCGGCGATGAGGTTCCCTGCCCGCGCCGAGTCCTCTGGCGAGCGGACCGGGGCGCTCACGGTAGAAAGGGTCGTGTGCTCAAATCGGATTGCGGCGCAGGAGATGGTCTCGTCAAAGAGCCCTGTGCCCTGGATCTCGCCCGCGGTCGAGCAGCCGACGATGTGCGAGGTCGGGAACGCCTCACGGAGTTGGCGAAGAGGTGCGGGGTCCTCTCGCAGGCCGCTCCAACCGAATGCGACGACGAGCGTCCGTCCGGAGTCAATGCGCGGGAAGTTGCTCCAGCCCCGCTTCTTGTCGTAGGTGAAGGTCTCGATGGCCGCGGTAGACGTTCTCATGGATTGCTCCTTGCGCGAACCCGCCGACAGGCAGGTATCGACGTGCAAGGGGCACGCCTTGAGCGTGTGTTAAGATCGCAAGAGGATGGGGATAGCCACGCGCGTGAGAAGGGCTGTTCTTTCGGTCGGCATGCACCGGCCGATAAGGCCACTCGACCAATGCCCTAAGAGCTTACCGCAGAACCTCGTCCATTTTCCGTTTCTCGCCGGGCGTCATTCCCTCGACCGGGATGGCATTCACGAGGTCCTCGATGACGTCATCGCTGGTGACCTGATCCGCCTCGGCGTTGAAGTTGAGGAGGAGGCGGTGGCGCAGCACGGGCTTGGCCACGGCCTTCACGTGCGCGGGGGTGACGTGGGTGGAGCCCGCTAGCAGGGCTCCGGCCTTGGCCGCGAGGATCAGGTACTCGCTCGCCCGGGGCCCGGCGCCCCACTGGAGGTAGTCGCCGACCTTGGACGGCCGGGTGAGGCCCAGGTCCATCGGCTCCTTGATGCGGGTGGCGCGCACAAGACGCAGGGCGTAAGCGATCACGTGGTCGGCGACGGGCATCTGGCGGACGACGTCCTGCACGCGCCGGATCGCCACTTCATCCATGACGGCCTGCACCGGCTCGTTGCTGCGCACGCTGCTGCGGCGCACGATCTCCATTTCTTCGGTGATCGTCGGGTACTTGATGTTGATCATGAACATGAATCGGTCCAGCTGCGCCTCGGGCAGCGGGTACGTGCCTTCCTGCTCGATCGGGTTCTGCGTCGCCAGCACGAAGAAGGGGACGGGCAGGTCGTGGCGCACGCCGCCGACGGTCACCTGCCGCTCCTGCATCGCCTCCAGCAGCGCGGCCTGGGTCTTCGGGGGCGTGCGGTTGATCTCGTCGGCCAGGATGACGTTGGCGAAGATCGGGCCGCGGACGAAACGCAGCTCGCGGTGCCCGGTCGTGCGGTCCTCCTGAATGACCTCCGTCCCGGTAATGTCGGCGGGCATGAGGTCGGGGGTGAACTGGATGCGCGAGAAGCCCAGCGACAGCGTGCGGGCGATCGTGGAGATCAGCAGGGTCTTGGCGAGGCCAGGAACGCCGACAACGACAGCGTGCCCGCGGCAGAAGATCGCCATCAGCATCTGGTCGACCACCTCGTCCTGCCCGACGATGACCTTGCGGATCTCGTCGCGCAGGCGGCGGTAGGCGGACTGCACTTCCTGGACGGCCTCGGGCATGTGCTGGGGGTGCTGGGGGGAGTGGGGGGCTGTCGTCATGGGCTGATCCTAGGAAACCGGCGGCCAGCGGCTGAGCCGGGTTGGTTCTTCTATGAGTCCGACGCGCTCGCCGCGTCAGATGAGGGGCTCAGGTCCGAGGTGAGGGGCCCCGTGTCCAGGCCCCAAGTTCACGCCCACGCGGCGACCATCACCACCCAGTCCTCCCCCAGCTCACCTGGCGACTCCACCGGGCGGGGCTGCTGGCCCGGGGCGACGTTGAGCTCCTTGTACACGGCCACGCGCTGGTAGCCGGCTTCCGCGAACGCGTCACGCAGCTCGGGCAGGGACCACAGCCGCCAGTCGTACACGAACGCCCGCGGCCACTCGGCCATTAGCTCGCCGTCGCGGATCACCCGGAAGGAGATGGCGTTGCGGACCATCCCCGTCACCGGGTCCGCGGCCTCGTGCTCCCAGTGGTACTTGATGACCTCGGGGCCGCGGGACATGTGGGTGCGGTCGAGGGAGCCCAGGCGGAAGGCGCCCGCGCCGCCGTAGAGGTCGCAGACGAAGACGCCGCCACCAAAGCCGCCCTGGCCGCGGAGGAGGCGCTCGCGGGTGTGGCAGAGGTACTGAATGAGGGCGGGGCGGTCGTAGATGTAGCCGAGGGAGAAGTTGCCCACCCAGACGATGTCCGCGGCGTCGTTGGGCGCGGGCGGAGTGGCGATGCAGTCGGCGCGGGTCAGGGTGAGGCGGTCGGTGATGTTGAGATTGCGGGCGAGGCGGGCGGCGCGATCCAGGGCATCGCCATCAAGGTCAATGCCGACTGCCCTGCCGCCCTCCTCGCACCAGCGGCGTGCCACTGCCGCGGTGCCGCAGAAGTCCTCACGGAGGATGGTGGGCTCATTGGCGTGGATGCCGCGAAGCATGGCGGTGACATGCCGGGCCGACTGCACGCACAGCTCGTAGCACTCGTAGCGGTCCATGCGGGTGGTTGCCTCGCTGCGAGTGCCCAGACTACCGCCCCATGCGGCGGGCGAGCAGGAACGCGACCTCGAGGGCCTGCTGGTAGTTGAGGCGGGGGTCGCAGGCGCTGGCGTAGTTCTGCGAGAGCTGGCTCTCGGTGATGCCCACTGCCCCGCCGGTGCACTCGGTCACATCGTCACCGGTCAACTCCAGGTGCACGCCGCCGAGTGGCACGCCCGCGAGCTGGTGCGCGGCGTAGGTGGCTTCGAGCTCGGCGACAATCGCCTCGAACGAGCGAGTCTTGACGCCGGTGAGCGTGGTGGTGGTGTTGCCGTGCATCGGGTCGCACACCCACAGCGGGTTAATGCCGGCGATTTTCGCGGCTTCCAGCAGCGGCGGCAGGACGCGCTGCACGTGGTGCGCGCCCATGCGGGTGATGAACACCAGCTTCCCGGGCTCGTTGGCTGGATTGAGCGTGGTCGCGAGGTGGACGAGGTCGTTTGCGGTGGCGGTGGGTCCGAGCTTCACGCCCACGGGGTTGCGGATGCCGCGGGCGTACTCGACGTGGGCGCCGCCGAGGGCGCGCGTGCGGTCGCCGATCCACGGCAGGTGCGTCGAGAGGTTGTAGAACCCCGCGCGACGCGGGACGGGTCGCGTCTGGGCGGACTCGTACCAGAGGTTCAGGGCTTCATGGCTGGTGAAGAACTCGGCGCGGGTGAGGTCGTTGATGCTGGTCTCGCCCATGGCCTCCATGAACTTGAGGCCGTCGATGAGGTTGGCAGTCATCCGCTGGTACTCGGCCCGGAGAGCGGGGTCGAGCGAGGCCTGCTTGCTGAAAGAGACGTCCCAGTACTCGGGGTGGTGGACGTCGGCGAAGCCGCCGGCGACAAGGGAGCGGACGAAGTTGAGCGTGAGGGCCGCGTGCTGGTAGCCCTTGAGGAGCAGTCGCGGGTCGGCGCGCCGTGCCTGGGGCGTGAACTCGGCACGGTTGACGAGGTCACCGAAGTAGCTGGGCAGCGTAACGGGCTCGCCGCCGATCTCGCGGGTCTCGACCGGGCTGCTGCGGGGCTTGCTGTACTGGCCCGCGAAGCGGCCGACCCGCACCACGGGCTTCTTCAGGGCGTGCACGAGCACGAGGGACATCTGCAGGAGGATCTTGAGCTTGTTGGTGATCCGCTGGGGCTGGCAATCGTCGAGGGTTTCGGCGCAGTCGCCGCCCTGGAGGAGGAAGCGCTTGCCCTGCTGTGCCTCGGCCAGCACGGCCCGGAGGCGCTCGATTTCCCAGCTCGTCACCAGCGGCGGGAGCTTGGAGAGCTCGCGCGTGGCCGCGGCGAGCTGCGGGGCGTCGGGGTATTCGGGAAGGTGGAGGGCCGGGCGGGACTGCCATGAATCGGGCGTCCACGGCTGGTCGTGGCCCGCGGGCGCGTCGTGGAGGGAGGCGGGCATGAGTGCGGGATTGTAGGTGGATGGCGCGCCACCTGTGCACGCAGCAGCCGTTCGTTACGAGCCCCGAACGAAGTGAGCGGGCCGACTCGCCGTCGCTGGGCGCGGGCACCCTCACTGCGTTCGGGGCTCGTTACGAACGGCGAGGGGCTCCAAGGGAGGCCACAAGAAAATTCCAGATTCGGCTTATGCGACCTGCGCAGCCCGTCGATGCATGGGGTGTCGTGCGGTTGTGACCGCCGATGCCGGCGGCGTCGCCGGGCGCACGGAGGCGGACACACAAGGCACGGAGGCCTGCTTTTACAGATACGGAGCCGAACATGGCCACGAAGACTCGCACGCGTACGAACAACCGCACCACCACCCGCACGGGCACCCGCCGCACCAACGCCCGCACCAGCCGCAAGGCTGGTCGTACCCCCGGCCGCAAGGCTTCCACGTGGAAAGCCGCGAAGA
The nucleotide sequence above comes from Phycisphaerales bacterium. Encoded proteins:
- a CDS encoding DUF1579 domain-containing protein, translating into MKCTLCPAALIGLSLLAGGSLIALAQPEKSGAPAKGQPEKAQPDHQMQPDMAKMMAAMEAASTPGANHKLLEQWIGTWDTTMKIMMPGAPAMESKGRAEVSWLFEGRWLQERVDGDMMGQPMKGLSIIGYDNFNKCFVSSWVDNHSTAMITSTGSLDQTGKVLTMFGRMDEPMTGEHNKTVRFQTTFVDKDTRKFTIDEVQYGQPFTVVEITYKRAK
- a CDS encoding SRPBCC domain-containing protein; protein product: MRGIRKERFYPYPPQDVWVAITDPRAIAEWLMPNTFKAEVGHKFRFMTDPMPFCEGHTECEVTECDPPRRLAYTWLIAWPEKPGKRAMKQPLPMVVSWTLTAENGGTRLVFEQTPYIGPRAIFTFISMNMGWGWMHKKLLPRVLARVKNGVFEPGAIPPEKRTYKAKTIPPEFVK
- a CDS encoding ATP-binding protein gives rise to the protein MHALVVRQLKRAGLASDSPPASAEAWSSFLEAVARAYEQADHDRYLLERSLALSSDEMGQLYQQLAGERDTISAVICSLIEGVCAVDENGSILFINPEACRLLQVPAAEARPGRMLAELVHARTADGQPLAQVLGAGASPERTSEGARLLVLGAEDRVVTFTVTPLGEKQRGAVLTLRDFTERHRLETERAELNRQLLEVSHQAGMAEVASGVLHNVGNVLNSVNVSATLTEEAVRGSRCGRVTQIADLLRSNAGRLPEFLGADPAGSRIIEYLPELGRSLQQERDVVLQELSNLRKSIEHIREIVAMQQTYAKVSPVREREDLAALADDAIRITEAALIRHGVKVVREYRPAPPIRVERHQMLQVLVNLLTNSKQALSETPGGERRLTIRVEPRGVNVCVRVSDNGCGIAPENLRRVFCHGFTTRRDGHGFGLHTAALAIKAMGGTIGAASAGPGQGAEFTIEIPADTGVERTAA
- a CDS encoding metalloregulator ArsR/SmtB family transcription factor, coding for MHRAAADQSVFHAIADPTRRAILDALRGGEATASDLMDAAAGERMTQPAFSQHLRVLREAGLIAARKEGRARVYRFNPEPLSEVAVWMSAYDKFWEQKLDALGAHLARVHGAKKQG
- a CDS encoding EAL domain-containing protein, producing MSHSIPEHRRVLVVDDNPDIHEDFRKILAPPQTGGGIADLEAAIFGQPAAPVEVERYDLSSAHQGQQALELLRQAKREGRPFALAFVDMRMPPGWDGLETIEHLWKEDPELQVVICTAYSDHSREDILNRLGRTHRLMLLKKPFDTSEIAQFACAMTEKWRASRHAGMKLCELEEVVRLRTAEIASTNKRLQQQVHELELVRQALEESEERYALAARGANDGLWDWDLRTDKVYCSKRAREVAGFADDQPADNPEDWFARMHPNDAPAVRRAVQDHLNGATSHLEVEYRVRTSTGQYMWVLSRGVAVRDEEGCPARMAGSITDISRRKESEDQLRRGAYFDRLTGLPNRALLRDCLERTIKDRREGTCAGFAVLFLDFDRFKVVNDSLGHLVGDQLLVAIAERLSHCIAGLPGRGHTVARLGGDEFVILLRDVCTETEALAAANAVHRALLDPFVLAGNELHSTVSIGITLDRAGYTTPDEVLRDADTAMYHAKSSGRARQSFFDAAMHEAAIARLRLESDLRRAIMRGDISVLYQPIICLKTGGLVGVEALARWSHPEHGPISPERFIPIAEETGLIVPLGEHVLRVACSDLRRLRAACPDAAAARVNVNLSSRQFAQPSLVGTISGILNECGVPAQALALEVTETVVMDDFDAAAATIRRLRETGIDVYMDDFGTGYSSLSCLKSLPLSGLKLDRSFVANLGSTAAIPAIIHAIVTLSGHLGLGVVAEGVETNEQLASVLALECHKAQGYLFGKPMNLEQLLQWVLSPPSRVLAA